One genomic region from Thermoleptolyngbya sichuanensis A183 encodes:
- the cysH gene encoding phosphoadenosine phosphosulfate reductase, whose product MTQSVDAPAQTQPFDLDALNQQFDTAHPKDILAWSVENIPTGLVQTSAFNVDDLVLTDILYKQIKPAQPVPVLFLDTLHHFPQTLELVAKAKDLYALNLQVYKIQDVDTREAFAAKYGKALWDSDILRFHDLTKIEPLQRGLSELNTVAWITGRRRDQASTRADMPVFELDKQGRLKINPLASWTRKDSWAYVAEHSMIYNPLHDQGYPSIGDEPITTPVGEGEDERAGRWRGTGKTECGIHI is encoded by the coding sequence ATGACTCAATCCGTAGACGCTCCGGCGCAGACGCAGCCGTTCGACCTAGACGCGCTCAATCAGCAGTTTGACACCGCTCATCCCAAAGACATCCTCGCCTGGAGCGTGGAAAACATCCCCACCGGCCTCGTGCAAACCAGCGCTTTTAACGTAGATGACCTGGTGCTAACAGATATTCTCTACAAGCAAATCAAGCCTGCTCAGCCCGTTCCTGTGCTGTTTTTGGACACGCTTCACCACTTTCCTCAAACGCTGGAACTGGTTGCCAAAGCCAAAGATTTGTACGCCCTCAACCTCCAGGTCTACAAAATTCAGGACGTAGACACCCGCGAAGCCTTTGCCGCAAAGTACGGCAAGGCGCTGTGGGATAGCGACATCCTCAGGTTTCACGACCTGACCAAAATCGAGCCACTCCAGCGCGGACTGAGCGAACTCAACACCGTCGCCTGGATCACCGGCCGCCGCCGCGACCAGGCCAGCACCCGCGCCGATATGCCCGTGTTTGAGCTGGATAAGCAGGGCCGCCTCAAGATCAACCCCCTAGCGTCGTGGACACGCAAAGATAGCTGGGCCTACGTCGCGGAACACAGCATGATTTACAACCCGCTGCACGATCAGGGGTATCCCAGCATTGGCGACGAGCCAATCACCACCCCCGTCGGCGAAGGCGAAGACGAGCGGGCTGGTCGCTGGCGCGGTACGGGCAAAACCGAGTGCGGCATTCACATCTAG
- a CDS encoding glutaredoxin family protein, with protein sequence MKLILYSKPGCHLCEGLQEKLTQVQSVSIDLEIRDITTRDDWFQAYQYEIPVLIWQRDRPDSPPALIPLPRLSPRAGVAQLEALLQKALAAA encoded by the coding sequence ATGAAGCTCATTCTCTACAGCAAGCCCGGATGCCACTTGTGCGAGGGGCTTCAAGAAAAGCTGACGCAGGTGCAAAGCGTTTCTATCGATCTGGAAATTCGCGACATCACCACTCGCGACGACTGGTTTCAGGCCTATCAATATGAGATTCCGGTACTAATTTGGCAGCGCGATCGCCCCGATTCCCCGCCCGCCCTGATTCCGCTGCCCCGCCTCTCGCCCCGGGCCGGCGTGGCGCAACTGGAGGCGCTGCTGCAAAAGGCGCTGGCCGCAGCGTGA
- a CDS encoding LysE family translocator, with protein MFPTLAQTWTQSNLTLSNIVALFSAMVVLAAIPSISVLTVSTRAASLGFLHGVLTAAGIVVGDLLFIAIALWGLSFLSSALGSLVFLIKYLGGAYLIWLGLRLFRAREQPVEAQSISHSSRVSSFLTGLLITLADQKATLFYLGFFPAFLDMSQVSYVDAGVIMLVAIAAVGGVKVIYALLADQTRFLLGGGLSTRLNAIAGGVMVAVGLLLILTAA; from the coding sequence ATGTTTCCGACATTGGCACAAACATGGACACAAAGCAATCTGACCCTGAGCAACATCGTTGCCCTATTTTCAGCAATGGTGGTTCTGGCAGCCATTCCCAGCATCAGCGTCCTCACAGTCTCCACGCGGGCGGCCAGCCTTGGGTTTCTGCATGGCGTGTTGACGGCGGCGGGCATCGTGGTGGGTGATCTCCTGTTTATTGCGATCGCCCTTTGGGGACTCTCATTTCTATCCAGCGCCTTGGGCAGCCTGGTGTTTCTGATCAAATACCTGGGCGGAGCCTATCTAATCTGGCTGGGCCTTCGGCTATTTCGCGCCAGAGAGCAACCTGTGGAAGCGCAGTCCATCTCTCACTCATCAAGAGTCTCCAGTTTTCTAACCGGGCTGCTGATTACCCTGGCCGATCAAAAGGCAACACTGTTTTACCTCGGCTTTTTCCCTGCGTTTCTGGATATGTCTCAGGTGTCCTATGTCGATGCAGGCGTGATTATGCTGGTGGCGATCGCCGCTGTCGGGGGTGTAAAGGTCATCTACGCGCTGCTGGCAGACCAAACCCGGTTCCTCCTGGGCGGGGGGCTCAGCACTCGGCTGAATGCGATCGCCGGTGGTGTGATGGTGGCAGTTGGGCTATTGCTGATTCTCACTGCGGCATAA